TCCCTCAACCTGCCCCTTTGTTGAGCCTTCGGGGATATCAAGCTCCGTATCAAGCGCGTAGAGCTTAAAATAATAGCGATGCTCCCCGTCTGGCGGACATGGACCCCGATATCCCTTATTATTACCCGAGCCCGTGCCAAATACCCCATCCGGCTCCTCCCCTTCTTTTATTTCTTCCGTACCCGGAGGAATGTTCCAGATAATCCAGTGATCCCACACTTTTCCTGCAGGCTTTATTGCGTCAGGATCATCCATAATTAATACCAAGCTCTTTGCTTCTTCGGGAACATCCAATATGGCAAGTGGCGGGCTGATATTTTCGCTGTCGCATGTATACAAAGATGGGATTTTCCCGTTGTGTTCAAATACTGGGCTTGTAAGCTGCATAGAAAATGTAGCGCTAAATTCTTGAGAAACGTCCTCACGCGGGTCTCCGCTTTCTTGCTCTGTCCGAGGCATTTCTCGCGAGGCAAAC
The DNA window shown above is from Candidatus Niyogibacteria bacterium CG10_big_fil_rev_8_21_14_0_10_46_36 and carries:
- a CDS encoding YbhB/YbcL family Raf kinase inhibitor-like protein, whose amino-acid sequence is MQLTSPVFEHNGKIPSLYTCDSENISPPLAILDVPEEAKSLVLIMDDPDAIKPAGKVWDHWIIWNIPPGTEEIKEGEEPDGVFGTGSGNNKGYRGPCPPDGEHRYYFKLYALDTELDIPEGSTKGQVEGAMNGHILTQTELIGLYVRN